The genomic segment GGCAAAGATACTCCGGCACCATCACCACCTTGCGCGCGCCAAGCACCGCCGCCCAGTGCACCGGGTTGTCCTCGAAAAAGAAATCCCCCTCGGGAAAGCGCAACCCCACCCGCTCGACAAGATCGCGCCGATAGATCTTCCGCCACGGCACGGCGATGAACCGCAACAACGCGCTCCGCTGCTCGGCATCCATCGCCACCGCAGTGGTCTCGCCGTAGGGCTGCCAATACCGGCCCTCGTCCGGCTCCCCCAGCTCTCCCGTCGCGTCGTCCATCAGGTGATACCGACACATCGCAAGGTCGGCATCATGCGCCACCGCCGCATCGTACAGCCGGCCGAACATCCGCGGATCGTACAGGTCATCGCCATCGGCAAACCCGATGAAATCCCCCGTCGCCGCCGCCAGCCCGGCATTCGCCGCCGGCCCCACGCCCCCCGGCGTGTTCTCCTCGAACCGGATCGCCCGCACCCGCGCATCCGCCTTCGCATAGGCCTCGACAAGCTCGCCCGTCCCGTCGGTCGAGCCGTCATCGACCACGATCACCTCGATATCCTCCAGGGTCTGCCCGATGATCCCGTCAAGGCAGGGCCCCAGATACGCCGCCACGTTATAGGCGGTCACGATGATCGACAGCTTCGGCATGGTTCAAGAACCTTGCGGGCCAAGCAGGTGATTGGCAAGCGCATCGGCCAGCTCCGGCGCATGGCGCACGCGCAGCTCGGTGTAATCGCCAAGGTCGATCCGCCCGATGAGCGCGGCCCAGCCCGCATCGAACCGGGGCACCACCTCCGGCTCCAGCCGCTCGCGCGCCCAGAGGTACAGCCGATGCGCCAGCCCCCAGAACCGGTGCGCCTCGCGCCGCCGCAAATCCGGGTCACGCTCCAGCAGGCCGTAAAGATCGCCCAGCGCGTCCAGCATCTGCAACCGCTCGGCCCCGAACCGGTTGGTGATGTTCTGACCCTCCGGATCGACAAGGTGGGTACAGATCACCTCGTCCGACAGCATGATCCGCCGCGCCTTCACGATCATTTCCCAATGCCCGCGAATGTCGTTGTTCACATGCGTCGTCCCGAACCGCAGCCCGACCTCGCGGAAATGCGCCACCCGGATCACCTTGTTCCACGGGTAATTCGTCACCATCAGAAGCGCGCCCATCTCACCGGGCGTGCCGATGGCCGGCGACCCGGCCGCCAGCAAGCCGCGATATACCTGCGTATCCGAATACGACATCTCGATCCCGGTATTCCGCCCGCCCCGCTCATAGCGATAGGCCAGCATCGCGGTGTCCACCTCCGGATGCGCCTCCATCCTCTCGACGGTCAGGCGCAGAACATCGCCATGCAGAATGTCATCGGCGTCGAAGAACAACGCGTAGCGCCCCGTGACATGCGGCCAGCCGGTCATCCTGGCCACCCCGGCGCCCCGGTTCGCCTCGTGTCGCAGAACCAGCACCTCCGGATGCCGGTCCGCCAGCGCATCCGCCACGCCCGCGCTTCCGTCGCCCGAGGCATCGTCGACGAAGATCACCTGGCACCGCAACCCGTCGGCCTGCAGGGCCAGAACCTCGCCCGCCACCCGCTCCAGCGTCGCGGCGGCGTTGTAAACCGGGACAATCACGCTCAGGTCGCAGGGCGCGCCAGCCGTCACCATCTCAACAGCCCTGTCCCGCGCCCCGCCGCATGGCGCTCAGTCGACCCCGAACAGGTCGCGCGTGTAAAGCTTCTCGGCCACGTCCGACAGCTCCGGCGCGCGGCGGTTGGCGATGATCAGGTCCGCGTCCTGCTTGAACGCCCCCAGG from the Roseovarius indicus genome contains:
- a CDS encoding glycosyltransferase family 2 protein, translated to MVTAGAPCDLSVIVPVYNAAATLERVAGEVLALQADGLRCQVIFVDDASGDGSAGVADALADRHPEVLVLRHEANRGAGVARMTGWPHVTGRYALFFDADDILHGDVLRLTVERMEAHPEVDTAMLAYRYERGGRNTGIEMSYSDTQVYRGLLAAGSPAIGTPGEMGALLMVTNYPWNKVIRVAHFREVGLRFGTTHVNNDIRGHWEMIVKARRIMLSDEVICTHLVDPEGQNITNRFGAERLQMLDALGDLYGLLERDPDLRRREAHRFWGLAHRLYLWARERLEPEVVPRFDAGWAALIGRIDLGDYTELRVRHAPELADALANHLLGPQGS